A window of the Phragmites australis chromosome 20, lpPhrAust1.1, whole genome shotgun sequence genome harbors these coding sequences:
- the LOC133902408 gene encoding probable NADH kinase gives MARRRVLLFLKPFDVYPPRPYAGASASASSPTSSPPPQPRDANPKILNYLDDRCRVHKDTINLCKSVLQRKSLDWTSVQRNHLSQPIRDVDLVIAVGGDGTLLRASHFLDGSVPILGVNSDPTCPKEVDEFTDEFDARRSTGYLCAATAGNFEQILDATLDGSRRPLELSRISVKLNGIQLPTYALNDILVSHPCPASVSRFSFRKRSSTGESSHLINCRSSGLRVSTAAGSTAAMLSAGGFMMPISSHELQYMIREPISSTDADKPLLHGLVKQEQHMLVVWYNQEGAVYIDGSHVLYSIQHGDTLEISSDAPTLNVVLPDNLLKKAS, from the exons ATGGCGCGCCGCCGCGTACTCCTCTTCCTCAAGCCCTTCGACGTCTACCCTCCCCGCCCGTACGCCGGAGCCTCGGCCTCAGCTTCCTCCcccacctcctcgccgccgccgcaaccGCGCGACGCCAACCCCAAG ATCTTAAATTATCTGGATGATAGGTGCAGGGTTCACAAGGACACGATTAATCTTTGCAAGAGTGTCCTGCAGCGCAAGTCCCTTGACTGGACTTCTGTGCAGCGAAATCATTTGTCTCAGCCAATACGTGATGTGGATCTTGTGATCGCTGTTGGTGGTGATGGCACTCTTCTACGAGCCAGTCACTTTTTGGATGGCTCAGTTCCTATTCTAGGTGTTAATTCGGATCCTACTTGTCCGAAAGAG GTGGATGAGTTCACTGATGAATTTGATGCAAGGAGAAGCACTGGGTATCTTTGTGCAGCTACTGCAGGGAACTTTGAACAG ATACTTGATGCAACCCTTGATGGCAGCAGGCGCCCTTTGGAGCTGTCAAGGATATCAGTCAAACTAAATGGAATTCAGCTACCAACTTATGCTCTGAATGATATATTGGTGTCACACCCCTGTCCAGCAAGTGTGTCGCGTTTCTCATTTAG GAAAAGAAGCAGCACAGGAGAGAGCTCGCATTTAATTAATTGTAGATCAAGCGGTCTGAGGGTCTCAACAGCTGCTGGATCAACTGCTGCCATGCTATCAGCTGGAGGATTCATGATGCCAATATCAAGCCATGAGCTTCAGTATATGATAAGGGAGCCCATTTCTTCAACGGATGCTGACAAACCGCTGCTGCATGGTTTAGTTAAGCAAGAGCAGCACATGCTTGTCGTTTGGTACAACCAAGAAGGTGCTGTGTATATTGATGGTTCACATGTACTGTATTCAATTCAGCATGGGGACACTCTTGAGATCTCCTCAGATGCTCCAACCTTAAACGTTGTTTTGCCAGATAATCTGCTAAAGAAGGCATCTTAA
- the LOC133902407 gene encoding probable LRR receptor-like serine/threonine-protein kinase At1g07650 yields MAWTAPPGGWRLLLFSVFFLGLLVAEIVHSAEAEAAARLVPMEVRVLRRIAAKLGVSHWDFAGGLCGPGSVECDCSFSNRTVCHVVHIFLKGQNFTGELPPEFADFPYLLQLDLSRSLLHGGVPEQWARMKLQGLSLMGNRLSGPFPMALTKITTLTNLSIEGNDFHGPIPPEIGHLTQMEKLILSTNEFTGPLPAALSLLTNLTDLRISGNNLSGRLTDFWGKLAKLEKLQIEGSLFEGPIPSSLSELTNLSDLRISDLRGTGSAFPDLSGMQFMKTMVLRNCSINGSIPSYIWTLTSLKHLDLSFNKLSGEIPAFTNMGSVDYIYLTGNSLTGNIPGWLLRRNSIADISFNNFTMGSSGPSQCLQGSVNLVESYSREMNSLNTVQPCLKRNFPCVASNRQYRSSLHINCGDKEATINGIKYEADMTPKGASELYVSPGSNWAFSSTGNFMDNNIADDNYIASSESKLTMPNSELYAKARLSPLSLTYYGLCMFSGSYTVKLHFAEIVFTNDSTYCSLGKRRFNVFLQGRMVLEDFDIAQSSGAAGKPVIKTFQTYVINHTLEIQFYWAGRGTTGIPYRGYYGPLISAISVTPNFQLPLAVEPPKTGSSKKTLAASISEALVIGIPILAIVTALIVGIYWIKQRRKSLMHKDLRALDLQIGSFTLRQIKVATRNFDAANKIGEGGFGSVYKGLLFDGTIIAVKQLSSRSRQGNREFVNEIGMISALQHPNLVKLYGCCTEGNQLLVVYEYMENNCLARALFVEQYKLRLEWTTRRKICLGIARGLAYLHEESAIRIVHRDIKASNILLDKDLNAKISDFGLAKLNEDDHTHISTKVAGTIGYMAPEYAMRGYLTDKADVYSFGVVALEIVSGKSNTNYRPKEDFVYLLDWACVLHERGTLLELVDPDLGSNYSTEEALLMLNVALLCTTTAPTLRPKMSKVVSLLEGHTPLQPLLSDLSLAANNLGLSCVRRNFWQNPSESQSLTSQASCNNTNELSAPDIDGSLRPLVS; encoded by the exons atggcatGGACGGCGCCGCCAGGTGGCTGGAGGCTGCTGCTGTTCTCGGTGTTCTTCCTCGGCTTGCTCGTTGCTGAGATCGTCCATAGCGCAGAGGCTGAAGCAGCTGCTCGACTCGTTCCGATGGAAG TGCGTGTTCTTCGCCGGATCGCGGCCAAGCTCGGCGTGTCGCATTGGGACTTTGCCGGCGGTCTATGCGGCCCCGGCAGCGTGGAGTGTGACTGCTCCTTCTCCAACCGCACCGTCTGCCATGTTGTTCACAT ATTCCTCAAGGGGCAGAACTTCACGGGCGAGCTCCCACCGGAGTTTGCCGACTTTCCCTATCTTCTCCAGCT AGATCTAAGCAGGAGCTTGCTCCATGGTGGAGTGCCTGAACAGTGGGCCCGGATGAAGTTACAAGGACT GTCACTGATGGGAAACAGATTGTCAGGACCTTTTCCCATGGCTCTTACAAAGATCACAACCCTAACTAACCT GAGCATCGAAGGGAACGACTTCCATGGGCCAATCCCTCCTGAAATTGGACATCTCACTCAAATGGAGAAGCT AATATTATCAACCAATGAGTTCACTGGACCCCTTCCAGCTGCTCTTTCCTTGTTGACTAATTTAACTGACTT GAGGATTTCTGGCAACAATTTGTCCGGAAGACTGACTGACTTTTGGGGAAAATTGGCAAAGCTTGAAAAATT GCAAATCGAAGGATCTTTGTTCGAAGGGCCTATTCCCTCGAGCCTATCCGAATTGACAAACCTTTCCGATCT GAGGATTAGTGATCTGAGAGGTACTGGATCAGCTTTCCCGGATTTAAGTGGCATGCAATTCATGAAAACAAT GGTACTAAGGAACTGTTCCATCAATGGAAGCATCCCATCTTACATTTGGACATTGACAAGTCTTAAGCATCT GGATCTGAGCTTTAATAAACTGAGCGGAGAAATACCAGCTTTTACTAACATGGGAAGCGTAGATTACAT ATATCTAACTGGAAATTCACTCACTGGAAACATACCTGGATGGTTATTGAGAAGAAACAGCATTGC GGACATATCTTTTAATAACTTCACGATGGGGAGTTCAGGTCCTAGCCAATGCCTTCAAGGGAGCGT CAATCTGGTGGAGAGCTATTCACGGGAAATGAATAGTTT AAATACTGTTCAGCCGTGCTTGAAGAGGAATTTCCCATGTGTTGCTTCCAATAGACAAT ATCGGTCTTCCTTGCATATCAATTGTGGTGACAAAGAAGCAACCATTAATGGAATTAAATATGAAGCTGACATGACACCAAAAGGTGCTTCAGAGCTGTATGTAAGCCCAGGCTCGAACTGGGCATTCAGCAGCACTGGGAACTTCATGGACAACAACATCGCTGATGACAACTACATAGCATCAAGTGAATCAAAATTGACCATGCCCAACTCAGAGTTGTATGCCAAAGCCCGTCTTTCTCCTCTTTCGCTCACATATTACGGGCTTTGTATGTTCAGTGGGAGCTACACGGTTAAGCTCCACTTTGCTGAAATTGTTTTCACAAATGACAGCACATACTGTAGCCTTGGCAAAAGAAGATTCAATGTGTTCCTACAG GGAAGAATGGTGTTAGAGGATTTTGATATCGCACAATCGTCTGGTGCGGCTGGAAAGCCAGTTATCAAGACTTTTCAAACATATGTCATAAATCATACGCTAGAGATTCAATTCTACTGGGCAGGAAGAGGGACAACAGGCATTCCATATAGAGGATATTACGGCCCTCTCATATCTGCAATATCAGTAACTCCAA ATTTCCAGCTTCCGTTGGCTGTTGAACCTCCCAAAACTGGCAGTAGCAAGAAGACTTTAGCGGCGTCTATATCTGAAGCTTTAGTGATTGGAATCCCTATTCTGGCAATAGTCACTGCTCTGATTGTCGGCATTTATTGGATTAAGCAGCGGAGAAAAAGTTTAATGCATAAAG ATCTCAGAGCCCTTGACCTGCAAATCGGCTCCTTTACCTTGCGACAAATCAAAGTGGCTACTAGGAACTTCGATGCCGCTAACAAGATTggtgaaggtggttttggttCAGTTTACAAG GGTTTATTGTTCGATGGCACTATCATTGCTGTGAAGCAGTTATCATCAAGGTCTAGACAAGGGAACCGGGAATTCGTGAATGAGATAGGCATGATATCTGCACTCCAGCATCCTAACCTTGTCAAACTTTATGGTTGCTGTACAGAAGGAAACCAGCTGTTGGTAGTCTATGAGTATATGGAAAACAATTGCCTTGCGCGTGCTCTTTTTG TTGAACAATATAAACTGAGATTGGAGTGGACAACAAGACGTAAGATTTGCCTTGGGATAGCAAGAGGTTTAGCATATCTACATGAGGAGTCTGCGATAAGGATCGTGCACAGAGATATCAAGGCCAGTAATATACTGCTTGACAAAGATTTGAATGCCAAGATCTCAGATTTTGGGTTAGCAAAGCTTAATGAAGATGATCACACACACATAAGCACCAAAGTAGCTGGAACTAT CGGATACATGGCTCCAGAGTATGCTATGCGTGGTTATTTAACAGATAAAGCTGATGTTTACAGTTTTGGGGTTGTTGCTTTGGAAATCGTCAGTGGAAAAAGCAACACAAACTACAGGCCAAAGGAAGATTTTGTTTATCTTCTTGATTGG GCTTGCGTTCTACACGAGAGAGGAACTCTCTTGGAACTGGTAGATCCAGATCTAGGATCCAATTACTCAACAGAAGAGGCACTCCTCATGCTGAATGTTGCCCTGCTATGCACCACTACGGCACCTACACTCAGACCAAAGATGTCCAAAGTTGTTAGCCTGCTTGAGGGCCACACCCCCCTTCAGCCATTGCTGTCTGACCTCAGCCTTGCTGCAAATAACCTGGGCTTAAGTTGTGTACGCAGGAACTTCTGGCAAAACCCAAGTGAGAGCCAGAGCCTGACATCACAAGCTTCGTGCAACAACACTAATGAATTATCAGCTCCAGATATTGATGGTAGCCTGAGACCTTTGGTGAGTTAA